The genomic stretch TCGCTTCGACTGGCGTTTTCGCGCGTCCGACACCGACCTCGCCGATCACGTGAACAACGCCGCCTACTGGGAGGTGCTCGAGGAGCGCCTCGCGCTCGGCGACGAACCGGCGGAGCTCGATGCCGAGATCGAGTACCGCGATCCCGCCCAGCCCGGGCCGGCGCGGGTCGCACACGATGGGGACATGCTGTGGATCACGAACTCCGATGGGGTGATCCTCGCCTCGATCGCCGCCGGCGGAACCGCGGCGGCGTGACGTCGCGGCCTTCTGCGGTGCTCATCGGCACAGGGTCTGCAGCGTCTCGAGCGCGTGCTCCGGCGCCCGCGGCATCGCCTCGAAGGCCGCCGCCGCGGCGCGCACCTCCGCGACGGTGGCCGCGGGGCGCTCCACGCAGAACCGGGCGAGCCAGCGCACGGCCGCGCGCTCGAACCGGCCGGGCTCGGCCTGCGAGATCGCCATGCACACCGACAGGGCGTCGCCGAGGTTCACCTGCGGCAACTCGGCTGCGGCGGCACGGATCAGGTCCATGTTGCCCGTGGCGAGGGCGCGGCGGAAACGGGCATACGGTCTGCCGGAAGAGGTCACGAACATATGTTCGCATCTGGAGCCGACGACCGCGGCGACGCTTCGCGGCTCTGGTGGGTCTCCCGGGTTGCGGCGGGCCCACTAGTAGCTTGAGCTCATGCCGACGATCCGCGTGGCCGTCTGCCTCGATCGCTTGTCCTCCGCGCTTCCCGAATGCCTCGGCGTGCTCGGCCGAGAGGTCGACGAACCGATCGTCGCTGCGGCCGGCCTCGCCCCCGCCGAGGTCGTCGCGCTGCGCCAGCTCGCCGGCCGGCTCGCCCCGGGGGCGGAGGTGGTCGAGGCGGCGCCGGGCATCGCGCAGGCCCGGAACGCGGCGCTTGCCGCCTGCGGCACCGAGGTCATCGCGTACCTCGACGACGACGTCGCCGTCGCCCGGGGGTGGCGTCAGGCACTGCGTTCCGCCTGGGACTCGGCGGCCGACGACCGGGCCACGATCGGCGGCCCGATCGCCCTGCGCTTCGACGCCCCACGCCCGCGGTGGCTCGGCGACGGCCTCCTCGTCGCGCTCGCCCCGCTCGACTACGGGACCGAGGCGATGGAACTGGACGCGCAGCAGCGCACCTTCCACGGCGGCAACGTCAGCTTCCGCACGGCCGCGCTGCGGGGCGCCGGCGGGTTCTGGCCGTCACGCGGCGGGCAGCGCGACTGGTTCTCGGAGGAGCATCACGCCCAGCGCGAGCTCGCCGCCGCCGGATGGACCGCGGAATATCGCCCGGAGCTTCGGGTCGAGCGCGTCGTCCGCGTCAGCGAACTGCGCAGCCGCGATCTCGCCGCACGCCGGCTGCGCTACGGCGGGCGCTCACAGCTCGTAGGGCGCCGGCGCGACGTGGCTGACGCGCTCCGGAACGCGGCGAGCGGCGCGGCCGGGGCCGGAGCGGCGCTCGTGCGCGGCGACCTGGCGACCGCCACCGACCGGGCCGGGCGCGCGGCCGAGAACGCGGGCGCCCTCGCGGCGCCCATCGTGGCCCACCGCGACCTGCAGCCCGCCACGGATGCCACGCCGTTCCGTCCCAGCGTCCCCGAGCCGCAGCGGCGCCTGCCGCGAATTCCGGCCCTCCGGCGCGCCTCGGACGCGCCCCGCGCGACGGCCCTGCTCTACCACCGGGTCGCGGACGTGGCCCACGACCCGCTGGGGCTCGCGGTCTCGCCCGCGGACTTCGTCTCGCACATCGACGCCTTGGGCGACCGCATCGTGCCCCTCGAGCAGCTGGCCTCCGGCGACTTCCCGGACGGGGCCGTGGCCATCACGTTCGACGACGGCTACGCCGACAACCTGCCGGCGCTGCGGAACGTCGGCGTCCCGGTCACGGTGTTCATCTCGACGGGCCACGTCGCCGACGGCCGCGGGTTCTGGTGGGACGAGCTGGTGCGCCTCCTGCACGCCGCACAGGCGACCCAGCCGCTCACGGTCACGCTCGACGGCGATGTCCGCACCTGGCCCGCGCACGACGCCGTGCAGCGCGAGCTCGCGCGGCGCGGCCTGCACGGATGGCTGCAGGTGCAGACACCCGAGCGCATCGAGACCGCGCTCGCGCAGGTCCGAGCTTGGGCGGCCGCGCCGGATGCCGAGGATCCGCGCCCGCTCACCGTCGACGAAGTGCGAGAGCTCGCCAAGCACGTGACGATCGGGGCGCACGGCCGCAGGCACGTCTCGCTGCGCTGGATGACGGCGGACGTCCGACGGACCGAGATGCAGGACAGCCGCGCCGACCTGGCCCGCTGGGTCGGATATCCGCCGACGGCGTTCTCGTATCCGTTCGGCGTCCCCGACCGAGACGTCGACGACTCGGTACAGCAGCTCGCCCGTGCTCTTGGATACACCGCCGGGGTCGTCAACGCGCCGGAGCTCGTGACGCCCGCCAGCCCACCGCTCGCGATTCCCCGCTTCGTCGCACCGCCGGTGCGCGGCGACGAACTCGTTCTACGAGTTTCCGGCAAATAGCGCGAATCGGCGGGAACGCCCCTCAGACGGTCGTCCATTTGTTGCGCCGGCACCGTTTGACGGTTGCTATCTCCGCGTGCCTCCAGGGGGCGAAGTACCCGCCTCCGGAGCCTTAGGGGAGCACGGAGCTCCCCTCGTACCGCTCAAGGAGGCACACCCCGCATGGGCAGCAGTTGCCGTCGCCGGTCCGTCCTGGACCGCAGACACCGTCCCGTCGTCCTCGCGGCCGTCACGGCCGTCGCATTCGCCATGGCCGGCGAAGCGCGCGCGGCGACCGGCGACCTTCACGTGCACTCCGGTGCGCTGCCCGACGGGCAGCCGACCGTCGTCGGCCCGTGGGCGGGCCTGACGTCGAACACGCCGGGCGGCACCGGCACCTACGGACTCAACGCCGGTCCGGTCGGCGAGGGCTACGCCGCGACGTCTTCACTCACACCACCCTCCAACCTCGCATTCGCGAAAGCGGCGGCCTACCGCTCCTATACCGCTCCCCCGTCGTCGAACCATTCGCAGCCCCAGGTGTCCACGACGTGGGAGAACGCGGGATGGCCGTACACGGGCGGCTCCGGAGGCGGCGGGTTCATCGGCGACGCCGCCACCGGGCCGGTCTCGATCAACACGCCGTCAAGCCTCTCGACGCGCATCGCCTGCGTGGCGTTCGACGGCGTCCCCGGCTCGTGCACGGGTGGGGTCAGCTACCTCATCCAGCGCCTCGACCTGACCCTGAACGACGCCGAGGGACCGACGATCAGCGGCCCGATGTCCGGCGAGTTGCTCGACGGGACGTGGAAGACGTCGGCGACGGGGGAAGTCCGGTTCACGGCCGCCGACGTCGGCTCGGGCGTCTACCGCGCCTGGATGCGCGAGGGCTCGATCACGCATTACGCGAGCGTCGATCCGTCGAGCCTGCGCTGCCGCGACGCGTACACGGCCAACGCGGATCCCTATGACTTCGTGCCCTCGGCGCTGTCGCTCGTCCCCTGCCGCACCGCGAGCACCGACTATGCCCCGGCGTTCAACCTGCCGGCCATCGGCGATGGCGTGCACGCGGGCGTGTCGTTCGGCCTCGAGGATGCGGGTGGCAACGAGCGCACCGTGCTCACGAACCGGACGCTGCGGATCAACGCGCCCGGGGGCGGGCTCCCGGACGCCGGGACGGCCGGACCCGGCGGCTGCATCTGGGCCGCCGACGGGACGACGTGCACGGCATCCGGTGGCGGTGGCGGGGGCGGGGGCGGAGGTGCCGGCGCGGCAGGCGGCGTGACCCCGATCGGGTCGTCCCCCCTCGCTCGGGTCACGGTGACGCCCGAGACGCCGCCGGCAGCGCCGCCGGCGCTGCGCGCGTGCAACGGCGAGCGCTGCAGCTCGACCGCGCGGATCACGGTCAAGGCGGGAATGCCGGGCTCGCAGACCATCGCGGTGCGCTACGGCGGCCACGCGCACGTCGTCGGCCGGCTCGAGGCGCCCGACGGCGCGCCGATCGCCGGCGCGACGGTCGACGTGGTCGCCGTGTCCGACCGTGACGGAGCCCGCGCCGCGACCCGCGCCGCGGCGAGGACCGACGCCACCGGCCAGTTCGTCTACGACGCGCCGGCCGGCCTGTCGGGCGCGATCGCGTTCTCGTACCGGATGCATCTCGACTCCGCCGACGAAGCGGCCCGCTACGAGGTGCGCGTGCGGATGACCGCCGGCGTCCGCCTGTCGGTCGACCCGACGCGCACCCTCAACAAGCACGCCGTGACCTTCACCGGCCGCATCCTCGGATCGCCGCCGCGACACCGCAAGGTCGTCGAGCTGCAGGCGCGCTCGGAAGGCCGCTGGGTCACGTTCGCCACGGCGCGCAGCGACGGCACCGGCCGCTACCGGTACCGCTACCGCTTCGAGCGCACGTTCAGCCGCCAGACGTACGGGTTCCGGGCCGTCGTGCGCAACGAGACGGGTTGGCCGTTCCTGACCGGCTTCTCGAATCGGGTCTACGTGACGGTGGCGCCATGACCGGCACTCGGCAGATCCTGCGTCGCCGCGCTCCGCGAAGGCTGATCGCCGTGGCGCTGGTCGGAGCGGGCGCGGCCCTTGCCGCTCCGCCGTCGGCCCGGGCGGCCGGCGACCAGTACCTGGTTCAGATCGGGCGCTTCTCGGACGGCGCGCCCACCGGGGTGAATCCGGCGAGCGTGCTGTCGGGCCTGACGGTCAACGCTGCCCCCGGCGGGTCGTTCGGCGTCAATCCGCCGCTCGGCGCCGCCACCACGACGGAGACGTTCGGCTTCACGCCTCCCGCCGGCGTGTCGGTCGACCGCGCCGACGTGTGGCCCTACATCAAGGTCTTCGGATGGTGGGCCGTGGAGGGGTACGGCGACATCTTGTCGCCGTGGGGCGCCTTCGGCGCGGCGGTGGGCCAGGACAACATGACGGTGGATCGCCGTCATGCGGTGGGTGGACCACCCATGAACGCGGCGCGCCCGCCTGCGGTGACCGTGTCGGCGACGACCACGAACCTCGGCTCGGGCTGGTCGTCGGGCGCCCGCGCGACGTTCCTGGCCGACAAGCTCGACCTCTACCTGTCCGACACGAGCGATCCCGCCCTCGACGCGACACCGGCCGCGAGCGCGGTCTTCGGGCCGGCGAACCCGTCGGGCTGGTACACGACGGGCGGCGCGACCCTCAGCGCGACGGCGCGCGATCTCGGCGCGGGTGTGCGGTACCTGCTCGTGCGCGAGGGCGCCACCGTGCGGCGGTACCCGGTGGCCCCGGCGAGCCCCACCTGCCGCACGTTCGACGCGGGTCAGTTCGGGGGCAACAGCTACACGGTCGCGCAGCCGTGCCCGGCGGCGGGGGCGCCCTACACGCTGCCCGTCGATCTCGCCGCTCTGGGCGACGGCAGCCACACCTTGCAGTTGGGCGTCCAGGACGCCGCCGGCAACCAGGTGTTCTCGCCCGCCGAGTACTTGGCGCGGATCAACGCTCCCGGCGGCACGCTCGCCGATCCCGGCACGCCGTGCCTGAACGGCACGGTCGCCGACTCGGGCGCCTGCGTGCCCCGGCCGCCGGTCACCACGAGCCTGCCCGCGCTGTCGGGAGCCCCCGCCGTCGGCTACTCGCTGGCGACGGACCCCGGCGCGTGGACCGACATCTCCGGGGTCGCGTGGTCGTACGCGTGGGAGCGCTGCGCCCCCGATGGCACCGGATGCGTCGGGCTGAGCGGCGCGAGCACGGCGACGCTCCCGCTGACCTCCGGTCTCGTCGGCTCCCGCGTCCGTTCGGTCGTCGGTGCGACCACGAACTGGGGGACGGTGCAGGCGCGTTCGGCTCTGTCTCCCGTCGTCGAGGCGACGGCCGGCAGCGGTGGCGGAGCCGCCGGGAGCATCACCGAGGTGGATCCGAGGCGCGGGGCGGCCGGCGGCGGTGGCGGCACGAGCCGCCCGCGGCCTGAGGAGCCAGACCTCCCGATCCCGCCGCCCCCGGCTCGGCCCGAAGCCGACGGCATCCTCAACGGACAGGGCGCGGACAACACCGCGCCGCGGCTGACCGTCGCGTTCACCGGCGCCCGTCGCACCGTCATCACCCGGCGCTGGGGCACGACCGTCGAGGTCGCGGGTCGTCTCTCCACCGGCGCGGGAACGCCGATCCGGCGCGCGCAGGTCGACGTGCTCGGCCAGGTGATGGTGACGGGCGCACGAGGTCGTGTGCTCGGCGCCGTTCACACCGATGACCAGGGCGCATTCCGCTACACGGTGCCGGCCGGCGTGTCCGAGATCGTCACGTTCGGCTACCGGCGGACGCTCGCCGACCGCAGCTACGCGACGACGGCGTCGGTCCAGGCGCGGACGCGCGCGGCCGTCGTCCTGCATAGTGCAGCCGCCCGGCTGCGCAACGGCGGGGGCCTGCTGCTCCGCGGCCGGGTCTCCGGTGCGCCACCTACGTCGCGGCGACTCGTGTCGCTCCAAGCCTGGACGGGAGGCCACTGGACGACCTTCGCCACGACCCGGCTGCACAGCGGCCGCTTCACGTACCGCTACCGGTTCACGCGCACCCGAACCACGACGCGGTACCAGCTCCGCGCCCTCGTGGCACGCGGGCCGGGCTGGCCGCTGGAGACGGGCGCGTCCAGGCCGATCACCGTGACGGTGATCGCATGAGAGGCGTTGCGAGGTGGATATCCGCGGCTGCGGTCCTCACGACAGTGGGCGTGGCCGGAGCGCCGGGCGCATGGGCGAACGCCGAAGGACCCGGCACCCCGCAAGCGACCGCCGCCAACGCGACGTTCCTGTCGAACGCCCCCGCCCCGCCCGGCGGAGCCGCCGGCGTGTGCGTGATCGACTCGGGCGCGGATACGGACACGGACCTCGGACCCGCGCTCGCGGGCCGGACGGCGTTGCTCGGCGGAGTTCCCGGCGATCCTTCAGACCAGGGCGCAACGCTCGACACAGGCGTCGCACTGTCGAAACACGGGACGTACGTTGCGGGCGTCATCGCCAGCCAGGTCGACGGTGTTGGAACGAGTGGCATCTGGCCGGCGGCGAGGGTCTTCTCGACTCGCGTCTTCACAGGCGGTGCAACGGCGGCAGCGGCCGACTACATCCGTGCGATGAACTGGTGTTCCAGCCAGCCGGGCGTGACCGTCATCAATCTCTCGTTGTCTGGCTTGGGAACCGCAACTCTGGTCGAGCGTCAGCAGCTCGACAACAAGATCGCTGAAGTCCGCGGGCCGCTCCACAACATCAACGTGGTGGGCGCCGCCGGCAACAATGGGTCGATGACCGCCGTTGGGTACCCAGCCAACGCAGTGGGAGTGTTCGCCGTCGGAGCCACTGACGCGGCCGGGGTGCTTGCGCCCTTCAGCAACCGCGGCAGCGGCCTGGATATCGCGGCGTTTGGGATCAACAGTTGCTTAACGACCAACCGTGGCACCCACTTGGCACATGGGAGCGGGACGTCATACGCAGCACCAGTCGTCAGCGCGGTCTTGGCTGCGATGCGCTCATACGATTCGACACTCACGCCGGACACCGCGGAACAGCGTCTGCTCGACAACGCCGATGTTGTCGACGGGGTCAAAGTGCTCAACGCCGCCAAGGCGTTTCGAAGCAATCCAGCAACCGCAGCCCGCGTACCTGGTGCGCCGGTCACCGGCCTAGGCGCCGCCGTAGCCGACGCGTGCGAACCGCCGCTGGCTCCGAGCGGAGGAGGAGGTACAAGTGAAACGCAAGGCATAGGCAGCAAAGCAGTCGATCCTGCGCCGCCGCCAGGTACCACTGCAACCGTCGAACCGGTCGCCGCTCCAGTCATCGACCGCCAACCACGCGCCAGAGATACGTTTGCGGTGAGCAAGCCGCCCAAGCCGACGCTGAAGTCGACGTCAATGCGCCGCGGGGTGCTGACCGTCCGCATCTCGGGACGCAAAGCGGGTGATCGGGCCGTGTTTCGTGTAGCGGGCCGGACGTATGTGCGGATGAGTTCCACGCTGAGGTTGCGGGTACGAGGCAGTAGCTGGAAGGCGGTCCGGGTGCGGCTTCAGCGTCCGGGGGGCGGATTCTCGAGGACGCTGGTTATCCGGGATGGCCGAGAGTTCTAGGTGCTGGGGCCATACAGAGCCGGGCGGACTCAAGCTGCGACGGCAGCCGCCGATGGCACGAGAGCCACTAAGAACTCACGACGCCCCCGCCGGTCCCTCCTACCTGTCTGGTCAATGTCTGATCTCACCATCGCCGTCCGCACTTGGCGCGCCGCCGTCACCTTGGCCATCGTCGCCCTGATGGCCCACGCTGTCCCACCAGCGGCGGTTGCGGGCACAGTGCAGGTCAACAGCTGCGATGAGGCCCCCGGTGGGGGTGTGGACAGCGCCTGGCAGCTAGTCAACGACGTCCCTGGCGGATACGAGGCCCCTGCCGCGGTCTGTCCACCGACCGGCGCCGATGTTGGCGGTGATCTTGCTCACTCACAGATCGTCGGGCGCTCCGCGTGGACAGTGCTGAATGCGACCGCAATCCCACAGGCGGGGCAACAGGCAGAGATGCGGTTCACCGCCCCTTCAGGAACAACCATCAGCACAGTGAGCATCAAGCGAGACCTGGGCAAGCAGAATGACGGCTACCGCCTGTATGGGAAGACCAGCGACGGCACGACCCTCGACGAGACCTGCGCAATCCCCAGCGGCCAATTCGTGTGCGCTTTAGGGGGCTACGGGACGCCCGCAGCGACGTTCTCGGGGCTCAACGCAGCATGGGTCGCGTGGGGCTTTGCCTGTGGTGATCTCGGGTTTCAGCAGTGCACGACCGGCTCCACCCTGCATCAAGCGTGGGTGCACATCTACGGGTCGACCGTCACGCTGGTTGACAACCAGGTTCCGACCTCCGTGTCGGCGGGTGGGGCGGTTACGGCCGGTGGGTGGAAGGGCGGGTCGGTGGGCGGCGCCATCTCCGGGACCGACAACCTCGGGGTTCGCAACGTTCGTTGGTACGCGGATGGTGCGCTGGTGTCGACCAGCGCCGATCGGGCGTGTGACTACTCGGTGACCGTGCCGTGTTCGAATGCGGTTGGCCAAGCGTATGCGCTGGACACCACGGGACTTGCGGATGGGACCCGGTCGATTCGGGCAGCCGTGGTCGATCCGGCGGGCAATGAGGCGAAGTCCGCACCGTTCGACGTCGATGTGGACAACACGGCCCCGACCGCGCCGGAGAATCTTCAGGTCGGGGGCGGGGGAGCGGCTCAGGCGATCTCGATGACGTGGGATCTTCCGGCCGCCGATGGCGGCGCTCCGTACGTCAGCTCTCGGTGGCGCGCCTGCAACGGCGGCACCTGCTCCAGCGGGACCGGCGGGCTCACGTCGGCCAGCGGGACGGTTCCCGGCTTCTCCGGGACCTACGCCGTGGATGTGTGGCTGGTCGACCAGGCCGGCAACCAGGACATCGCCTCGGCCGCCCGCGGCTCGGTCTCTTACACGGCACCCGCGCCAGGCGGCGGGGGCAGCGGGGGCGGCGGAGGCGGCGGCGCACAGCCCGCCAAGCCCGAGCCGCCCGCAGACACCGGGACCGCCGACCCGGTCGCCGTCCCGGCGCCCATCGTGCCCATCGTGGTCGCCCCAGGTCCGGTGACGCCGCCGGCGCGCGCGCCGAGCGCGAACGTCCGGGTGACCACGGCGACCGTCGCGAAGTCCGGCCGGCTCCTCGTCCGGGGCACGATCGCCAGAGCGGCCACCGGCCGGGTGTCGGTCACGTATCGCGCCACGGTCGACGGCCGCGCGCGCTCGAGGTCCACTCGCGTTCGCATCACACGCGGTCGGTACGCCGCGACGATAACGATCCCGCGGACCTGGCGCAGCGCGAGGAACCCCCGCGTCACCGTTCGCTACGCAGGCTCGAACTCGGCCGGCGCGACGTCGCGAACGCTCGCCGTCAGGACCTGAGCCGAAGCCGACTGGACGGGCGAGGCAAGACCCAACGGCGCCCCGCTCGTCTCTCAAGCCGTCGCGGTCGGGACAAGCACGTCGCCGGGGGGACCCAGATCCGGCTGGACAGACTTTCCGTCACCACTTGGCTGAGCCGAAGCGGGGCGCCGCCTCTCCTCCTCCAGACAGAGCGTGTCATATCGCACTTACTCGTGCGCCAGCAAGTGAGAACCCGCCCGGTGGGCGGTCTGGGCGCTGGCGTCACGCCGCCGCGAGCACGGCCGCGCGGTGCTCCTTCGGGCTCACGCCGCGCAAACGCTTGAACGCGGTGCTCAGCGCGTACGGCGTGCCGTAGCCGACCTCGTGCGCGACAGAGCCCACCGTGGCGCCCGGCTCGAGGAGCAGATCCGCGGCGAGCGCGATGCGCCACTCGCTGAGGAACCGCATCGGCGGCTCGCCGACCAGTCCGTGGAACCGACGGGCGAGCGCCGCGCGCGAGACGCCGATCTCCCGCGCCAGCGACGCGACCGTCCAGCGCCGCGCCGGCTGGTGGTGCAGCAGGCGCAGCGCCGGGCCGACGACCGGATCGCCGTACGCGGCATACCAGCCGGGAGCCTCCGAGAGGTTGCCGGCGAACCAGCTGCGCACGACCGCGATGAGCAGCAGATCGAGCAACCGGTCGAGGACCGCCTCCTGGCCGGGCCGGTCGCGCACGATCTCCTCCGCCAGCAGCTCGACCAGCGGCGAGTCCTCCTCCGCGCGCGCCACGACCACGAGCGCGGGCAGCGCGCGCAGCAGCCGGCGGCTCACCTCACCGTCGAGGTGATACGTGCCCGTGAGCATCACCGTTGCCCCCTCGGCCGCGTTCCCCCAGGTCCGCACCCCGAGATCCCGCAGCCCGCTGAGCGGCCCGCCGTCGGGCGTCGTGCACCGCTGCCCCGGGTGGATGACCGCCTGCGCGGGGGTCGCGGCGTCGTCGGCGACGGTGTACGGCTCCGGCCCGCGAATGATCGCGACGTCCCCCGGCCCCAGCCGCACCGGCGCAGCCCCTCCACCGTCGCGCACCACGACCGCCGCTCCGCGAACCATCGCGACGAGCGTCAGCGGCGCCTCGTCCTGGATGCGCAGGGACCACGGCGGGTCGAGCGTCGAGCGCAGGAGGAACGCCTGGCGGGCACGCGGTCCGTCGAGCAGCGCAGCGAGAGCATCCATGGTCACCGGAGGGTAGACGCTCACGTATGAAATGACGACTGACAGCCATGGACCGTCTCAGCCGCACCCAGTTCACTGGCCGGTATGAGTACGCCCGACCAGCTCACGTTCATCACCAACGGCACCGGCAAGACCGGCCGCCGTATCGCCGAGCGCCTGCAGTCTGCCGGCCATCCGGTCCGGATCGGTTCCCGCGCCGGGGCGCCGCCGTTCGACTGGAACGACCACGCGACCTGGCCCGCGACGATCGACGGCGTGTCGGCCGTCTACCTCGCCTACCACCCCGACCTCGCGGTGCCGGGCGCCGCCGAGACGGTCGCCGAGCTCGCGGACCTCGCCGTCCGCGCCGGTGCCCGCCGAATCGTCCTGCTCTCGGGCCGCGGCGAGGAGGAGGCACAGCGCGCAGAGCAGCTCGTCCGAGCGGCCGACGCGGACGTCACGGTGCTGCGCTGCGCGTGGTTTCACCAGAACTTCAGCGAGAGCTTCTTTGCCGAGCCCGTCGCCGCCGGGGAGCTCGCTCTACCGGTCGGCGACGACGTCCGCGAGCCGTTCGTCGACGCCGACGACATCGCCGACACCGCTGCCGCCGCGTTGACCGAGGACGGCCACGCCGGCGAGCTCTACGAGCTGACCGGCCCGCGCCTCATGACCTTCGCCCACGCAACACACGAGATCGCCGCCGCGACCGGCCGGCCGGTGCGCTTCACGTCCGTGCCGCTCGGCTCGTTCACGGCCGGGCTCTCCGCTGCGCAGGTCCCGCCCGGCGAGCAGGAGCTGCTCGCCCATCTCTTCGGCGAGGTGCTCGACGGGCGCAACGCGACGCTCTCCGACGGCGTCCAGCGCGCGCTCGGCCGGGAGCCGCGCGACTTCTGCACCTTCGCCCGCGAAACGGCCGCCGCCGGTGCCTGGCCGACGCCGCGATGAGCGCGCCGATCGAGGTGCTGACCGTCTTGGCGGCGGTCGGCTGCGGGCTGATGGGCGGCGTCTGGTTCGCCTTCTCCGGATTCGTGATGAGCGCGCTGGCGCGTCTCGAGCCCGCCGACGGGATCCGGGCGATGCAGGAGATCAATCGCCGCGCGCTCAGGCCGCCGCTCATGCTCGCGCTGTTCGGCACGGCGGCGGCGTGCGCCGCGCTGACGGTCCACGCGCTCGTCACCTGGGACGCGCACCGGTCGCCGTGGCTGCTCGCCGCGGCCGCGCTCTACCTCGTCGGCACGGTCGGCGTGACGAGGGCCGGCAACGTGCCGCTCAACGTCAAGCTCGACCGCACGCCGGCGCACGGGCCGCAGGCCGGGCTCGCC from Capillimicrobium parvum encodes the following:
- a CDS encoding polysaccharide deacetylase family protein; amino-acid sequence: MPTIRVAVCLDRLSSALPECLGVLGREVDEPIVAAAGLAPAEVVALRQLAGRLAPGAEVVEAAPGIAQARNAALAACGTEVIAYLDDDVAVARGWRQALRSAWDSAADDRATIGGPIALRFDAPRPRWLGDGLLVALAPLDYGTEAMELDAQQRTFHGGNVSFRTAALRGAGGFWPSRGGQRDWFSEEHHAQRELAAAGWTAEYRPELRVERVVRVSELRSRDLAARRLRYGGRSQLVGRRRDVADALRNAASGAAGAGAALVRGDLATATDRAGRAAENAGALAAPIVAHRDLQPATDATPFRPSVPEPQRRLPRIPALRRASDAPRATALLYHRVADVAHDPLGLAVSPADFVSHIDALGDRIVPLEQLASGDFPDGAVAITFDDGYADNLPALRNVGVPVTVFISTGHVADGRGFWWDELVRLLHAAQATQPLTVTLDGDVRTWPAHDAVQRELARRGLHGWLQVQTPERIETALAQVRAWAAAPDAEDPRPLTVDEVRELAKHVTIGAHGRRHVSLRWMTADVRRTEMQDSRADLARWVGYPPTAFSYPFGVPDRDVDDSVQQLARALGYTAGVVNAPELVTPASPPLAIPRFVAPPVRGDELVLRVSGK
- a CDS encoding S8 family peptidase, producing MGVAGAPGAWANAEGPGTPQATAANATFLSNAPAPPGGAAGVCVIDSGADTDTDLGPALAGRTALLGGVPGDPSDQGATLDTGVALSKHGTYVAGVIASQVDGVGTSGIWPAARVFSTRVFTGGATAAAADYIRAMNWCSSQPGVTVINLSLSGLGTATLVERQQLDNKIAEVRGPLHNINVVGAAGNNGSMTAVGYPANAVGVFAVGATDAAGVLAPFSNRGSGLDIAAFGINSCLTTNRGTHLAHGSGTSYAAPVVSAVLAAMRSYDSTLTPDTAEQRLLDNADVVDGVKVLNAAKAFRSNPATAARVPGAPVTGLGAAVADACEPPLAPSGGGGTSETQGIGSKAVDPAPPPGTTATVEPVAAPVIDRQPRARDTFAVSKPPKPTLKSTSMRRGVLTVRISGRKAGDRAVFRVAGRTYVRMSSTLRLRVRGSSWKAVRVRLQRPGGGFSRTLVIRDGREF
- a CDS encoding phage tail protein, translated to MSDLTIAVRTWRAAVTLAIVALMAHAVPPAAVAGTVQVNSCDEAPGGGVDSAWQLVNDVPGGYEAPAAVCPPTGADVGGDLAHSQIVGRSAWTVLNATAIPQAGQQAEMRFTAPSGTTISTVSIKRDLGKQNDGYRLYGKTSDGTTLDETCAIPSGQFVCALGGYGTPAATFSGLNAAWVAWGFACGDLGFQQCTTGSTLHQAWVHIYGSTVTLVDNQVPTSVSAGGAVTAGGWKGGSVGGAISGTDNLGVRNVRWYADGALVSTSADRACDYSVTVPCSNAVGQAYALDTTGLADGTRSIRAAVVDPAGNEAKSAPFDVDVDNTAPTAPENLQVGGGGAAQAISMTWDLPAADGGAPYVSSRWRACNGGTCSSGTGGLTSASGTVPGFSGTYAVDVWLVDQAGNQDIASAARGSVSYTAPAPGGGGSGGGGGGGAQPAKPEPPADTGTADPVAVPAPIVPIVVAPGPVTPPARAPSANVRVTTATVAKSGRLLVRGTIARAATGRVSVTYRATVDGRARSRSTRVRITRGRYAATITIPRTWRSARNPRVTVRYAGSNSAGATSRTLAVRT
- a CDS encoding AraC family transcriptional regulator translates to MDALAALLDGPRARQAFLLRSTLDPPWSLRIQDEAPLTLVAMVRGAAVVVRDGGGAAPVRLGPGDVAIIRGPEPYTVADDAATPAQAVIHPGQRCTTPDGGPLSGLRDLGVRTWGNAAEGATVMLTGTYHLDGEVSRRLLRALPALVVVARAEEDSPLVELLAEEIVRDRPGQEAVLDRLLDLLLIAVVRSWFAGNLSEAPGWYAAYGDPVVGPALRLLHHQPARRWTVASLAREIGVSRAALARRFHGLVGEPPMRFLSEWRIALAADLLLEPGATVGSVAHEVGYGTPYALSTAFKRLRGVSPKEHRAAVLAAA
- a CDS encoding Rossmann-fold NAD(P)-binding domain-containing protein → MSTPDQLTFITNGTGKTGRRIAERLQSAGHPVRIGSRAGAPPFDWNDHATWPATIDGVSAVYLAYHPDLAVPGAAETVAELADLAVRAGARRIVLLSGRGEEEAQRAEQLVRAADADVTVLRCAWFHQNFSESFFAEPVAAGELALPVGDDVREPFVDADDIADTAAAALTEDGHAGELYELTGPRLMTFAHATHEIAAATGRPVRFTSVPLGSFTAGLSAAQVPPGEQELLAHLFGEVLDGRNATLSDGVQRALGREPRDFCTFARETAAAGAWPTPR
- a CDS encoding anthrone oxygenase family protein, which translates into the protein MSAPIEVLTVLAAVGCGLMGGVWFAFSGFVMSALARLEPADGIRAMQEINRRALRPPLMLALFGTAAACAALTVHALVTWDAHRSPWLLAAAALYLVGTVGVTRAGNVPLNVKLDRTPAHGPQAGLAWAHYERAWAAFNHVRLATSAGASAALVVALT